DNA sequence from the Nicotiana tomentosiformis chromosome 3, ASM39032v3, whole genome shotgun sequence genome:
ATATTCAATATTTTTCATCCATTCAGTCTCCATCGTTCACTGCTTCCATTACCAACTTCTCCATGATCGTGCAACACAAACCCTGTTGAGGTAATTCACTTAGATGTGAAGATGACTCCTATtatatgatgtattttgattcAGAATCCACGTCTCCTTATGTAAGGGCAAATTCTGCTAATATAACAAAATGTCTATAATACTACCAAAACGGCAAAACCTCAACCTTGTTGATTGGCAGGAATATCGAGCAGCAAGAACACATGACCGAAGTTTTTAAAGAGTTACCAAACACAGAGAATACTGTGCAAATCATTAGTTCCCTTTTCCAAAGCACTGATCTTGCTGGTACAACATTATTTAAGTATCTCCAAACAAACAAAGAATTCTTTGGTGAAATTCCTACTTTTGTTATAAGAATCTAACTTAACCTGGCACATCTAAAAATCTTTACCCAAAGATGAAGCACCACTGGGATATGGATTTTGCTTCAGAATAGGTAAAAACAATCTAATTGCCAGCAGAAGGGGAAAAAAAGTATGCGCAAGACATGGTAGAAAACAGCTTTAGAGTTTAGACTAAAGGGCACTAGGGAATGAGAATTCCAACGATTATTCTGAACATGCTGTTCTTGCATCCGACTTCAATAAACCAGTACAAAATATGTACGCCTATACAGAGAACTGCACAGCGAATTCAACACCAACAACTGCCAATTAAACTAGTCACAAGTAATTTAGATTTATCCGTCACTAGAGAATATATATACTCAAGTCCATCTGAAGCATAGAAAAATGTCACTACTGTTTGTTACGCAAAAGGAGATATGACAGCAAGTTGGATCTTTAGTTCATAATGGATTCATGAGATACAAGAATATAAATTGGTTCATCAGTTACATATttttaaagcaaaaaaaaaaaaggagtgtGCACAGCTGCGAATCAAAGATTTTATTTCTAATGTTGTCTAGTTGTATCAAAACAAAGAGGGGGAAAACCTTTCAGCATACCACTTGAAAAACTCTCTCAAAATCATCAGATACAGAAGGGATCAATATGCTCGGCGCTGCATTTTCCTAGGTTTCTTCACAAAACTCAGGCGAATTTTCTTTAGCTTTGTCCTCTTTCTAGCCATTTTCTCAGGCAGTGTCTCtcgcttcttctccttcttcacgGCTGTAGATTTCTTCTTTGCATATCTAGGATGCACCATATAGGCCTTTGGCTCAACTGGCAATCCATTGTTCTCAGCTTCCTTGTAAAGGGCATTTGCTTTGTCAACACGATTATGAGCAACCAGCTTTCCCATCAACAAATCATAAGTCTTTAACCCCGGTTTGTGACCATCCTCTTTCATCTTTGCAAAGACAGTCATAGCATGATCAGTTCTCTCAATCCCAcataatattttcaaaaattcataataGGCCTTCTTATCAAGTGCATCCCCAAAACCTGCAGATTTCATTCTATCAATCATTTCGTCACCCTCTCCAATCCTTGCAGCCTGGTATAAGCTCTTAATAAGTGTCAAAAAAGTCGTCTCGTCTGGAGAACAACCCCATTCCCCCATCCTATAAAACAGATTCATAGCATCCTCTGTTTTCCTGATCTTACACAAGTTAGTGATCAACACATTAAAGGTTTCCACATCTCTAGGAACACCGTTCTCTTCCATTTCCACCAACACATTCTCTGCCTCGGATTGAAGCCGAAATGGATCCTTTTTCCTACAAAGCTTACAAACACAATCAAGAATTGCATTATATGCTGCAGTACCAATTTCAAACCCTCCTCTATACATCTCCCCAGCTAACCTCTGCGCCTCATCAAGTTTCCCATCAACACACCAACCCCTTATCAACATATCACATACATATTCATCAGGGAAAAATTCATTAGCTAAATTCTTCACCATTTTCTCAGCATAACTAGCAAAACCATGCTCACACAACCTAGAAACAACCAACTTCAAAGAATTCAAATCCCTAACTAACCCATAATCTTTCTCCATATTTTCAAAGAATGCCACTGCTTGAGTGGCCCTCCCGGCCCGTACAAGCCTATCAACCATGGACTCAAACGTCTTAAAACCGGTTACCCCTCGGCCATCAGTAAGCACATCATTTGCAGCTTTAAAATCCTTTCTCCGTCCaaaataatccacaaacaaaGCTAGAACTTCATCATCAAGATTGAAACTTTCTTTGGATTTAACCCATTTGAAAAAACCTAAAACAGTTCTGCCAGCATCTGGGGAAAGATTGAGTGTGGTAAGGATCAGGGAAGGCGTTAAAGTTATGTGGGAGAAAGAAAGATCGAGTCTTTCTGGAATGGAGAGAGATTCCGCGTCCAGTTCTTTGACAAGCTCAGACGATAAAGACTGAGCAATTGTTTCTTCTTGATCCTTTACAGGATCTTCAGATTGGGATGAAAAGGGTTTAAAACTGGTGCAATATAGTGAAAACGAAAATGGGTCATGGGGCAGTGGTGAAGTGAAAAGGTGGGTTTTGGAAAGGGAGAATTGGGAACAGGGAAGGTGGTGGGATTGATTAGTCGCCGACGAAGAAATACAGCGGCGGAGCAGTGTTCGAAGGTGGAGACGTGTTAATGGGGACGTGAGTCTACGCATTTTCACTGTCTGTACTGTGTGAGAAAGGGAGGCGGCTATGGCGGATTGTTAAACCCTctctgctactgctactgctacagCTCTGAGCTAAGCTGGTGTGGTTTTGGGCTTTCTCTTTGGGTTTTGGCAACTTTTGGGCCTTTTGGCCACCAGTGTGGAAAAGTCATTACATTTAGCCGTTCCACAAAAAATATTCATATTCCCGAACCAAATATATACATGAAGAATTCACTTAAATAGCCGTCCACCCaatcacttaaattaaaaatagtcagcgaaagtataatatatataatttatatactatatgtgtataattttatgtaatcaatatataatttatgtatatagctagaaaaagtaaataatgaatatgaccggttatttatgtaaagatctcaatatacatatatacttaTATTGACTAGAtttagtgtacgtgcgttgcacgtgtaatTTAACTTATTTGTCAAACATTACAAAATTAATATCTAAAAATTATAAAGTTTTTATTGCATACATATCAAGAATTTTTTTGAGTTATACAATAGATATTAAATTATCTAAAAAGCTTACATCGTCACATTCTCTGGGAGTTAAGCGAAGTAGTATTTATTTGACTAATAATGGCTTCTATATTTTATATTTATGACATGATGAACAATCTGTGACATATCTCTCTTCTCTTCTATGATTTGATAGTCTATTCTTTTTTTGGTTTCAACAAATGCTTCCAACTTTAAATAAGATCATTTAAAGGTTGAATTTTTATAATGCAGGAACCAAACTAAAGcaagaaaattttagaaaaactTTACTTCCTCACCAATAAAGTTAAAAATTGTATAGGAGACTCTCGTTTTGCATTCAGTTTATTTTCTTAAGAATCTTCTTTTGACTTAATTAACGAATACCTACAGAATTAACAAATCCTCTCAATAATTAAGTAGTAACTTTTTTATAATACTGTATCATACGTAAAATACATGTATGAATTTGTAGGATAATTTCACTGAATCAGATCCCTATGTCCGCACAACATAAAATAAACTCTTACAAACTATGCTTatgttataataataataataataataataataataataataataataataataataataataataataataataataataataaaggtaAAAAATTAAATAGGTGTGAACTCTAGCTCGTTCTCCCATTCTCAcagatatataaaaaaaaaattacctaaAAGCATCAAAAGCTTTAAATCAATAATACAGTCTTTTTCATATATTAATCAATAAATGTTATTTCaacataaaatttataaaattatttttgttctAGAATGCAAGGGGTATCaactttaaaattcaaaattttcttAAAAGACGTTCACCAAGATAACAAGATGGAAAATTATTGTCTCAAAGCAAAAAATaatcatgtactcaatgacagaAAATTTCTCTCTTTATATCTTGTAATGTCAAATTTTTAGCAATATAAGTATGAAGAATTATAAAAACAAATTCTCAAATAAATCTTATATTCATAAATTGTGTATTTACAACGAATCTCTATCGAACTCATCATGTGTACCGCATGACAAAGTAAAACAATGTATAGCTCCTTGTCTTGTGTTTAAAGAATCATACAAATACCATATTTATCTAATAAATAATTGTCCATATAAAAGTATACAAAAGAAAATTGGTAGTACCAGATTTGTTTGGGTGATTTTCTTTTTGGGAGATGTGAAACCACCTGATTAGGTAGTGTTTCTGGAAATAATATTTTGGAGTTCCTTAGGCtttaaactttttttttatttgtttatattggttttaaagttaaaattatttatttgagaATAGAAGTGGAAAATTTATTATGATCTCATACTCCTAAATATTAGTAGTTCATTTATAAAAAACAATTAGAGCATTTAATATTGTTACACAAGTAGATACATATTCCAAAGTAGGAAGAATGTAATAACCAACTATTAGGTAATTTTAAAGtcttaaaaattatagaaataattaaattacaattttatccaatataaaatttatttcaagGGTAAAACAAATcgaacgacatttcgttaaggAGTTTCGTGCTACGCACGTTGCGCGTGTACCCCATTTTAataagaaatttatttttaatatatcaTATAATTTTAATGTATGCATAATttattgtaacgactcgacttgtcgttttaagaatttatgttccgttcggtggcttaaggtctcgagcagctttgaaatgtgtattatgacttgtgagggtggtcaagtttggttttcggatgattcaggatttaatttaaagaacaattcttgttttggaagcttaagttgaaataattgaccggatagtgaattatgtgtaaacgaccccgaaatagagttttgatgagtCCAAAAGCtccatatgataattttggacttgggagcgtgtccgaaatttttttggaagttcgtagtgaaattttgcttgaaatggcgaaagttgaatttttgggaagtttgactggggagttgactttttgatatcggagtcggaatccaattctaagAAATTTTTTATagatccgttgtgtcatttattcggacatttgtacaaaaagttatgatcgattaactgaaattggtactgcagattttggctataaCAGTGTGCatcaccagaaatttctgctgcacagggctgactttgggagcttatatctcgcaatctgtcacgacccagaattttcaccgtcgggaccgtgatggcacctaacatttcacttgctaggcaagccaacgctagagaattattaaaccaaatccttatttccattcagtaaataacaataattagctaagatgaaatataataagtgcggaataatataaaaactgtattaattactaccacccggatctggagtcacaattcatgagcattctagattttactacaagtaatagtttgagagaaatacaactgtttgaatgaaagaaacagtaaaacagaaaagatagacggggacttcaaggtctgtgaacgccgacagatctaccttgagtctccgaatagCGGGTCCAatagctaaaatctcgatcaacccgagccggtaccaaaatctgcacagaaagtgcagagtacagtatcagtacaaccgaccccatgtactggtaagtgtcgagcctaacctcgacgaagtagtgacgaggctaaggcaatgcacctacaaatcaacctgtacaatttaacagtgtatatacaaataacagtaatgaagagctagacaagaaTTATCGGGAGGGGAAAACATGTTGGGGGAAAATACGAAGTAAAGGGATACAACAGAATGAGAACTGAAACAACCAATATAATATGAATCAAAAGGAGCACGAATACAGCAAAGGaaaaaaaatgcacggcatcaccattcgtgcttttactctcaatctcaccataaaatcaataaaaacggcacggcatcacccttcgtgcattagctctcatatcatggcacgacatcacccttcgtgcattaacactcacaatatggcatggcatcacccttcgtgcttttacactcacaatatggcacggcatcacccatcgtgcatTAACCCtcgcaatatggcacggcatcacccttcgtgcattaacactcacaatatggcacggcatcacccttcgtgtattaacactctcccttaccataattcaatgaataaataacaacagggagatagaataacaagcacgaaccttacttcaacatttggttccacaatatcaatctcaactttgaaataaatactcaactatcaccagaaaatccgttaacatgataagaacgatcaatttaacaacactagtataaacatgtagcaattaggcataggaaagagacagtataagaaaaacggaagaaacataaaaaacaggtaaattgacggcgcataagtactcgttacctcacatatacgctgctcacatgaatttcacatagcaaatagtctaaggttcctaattccctcaagtcagggttaaacACAGCATTTACTTCGTTCCGAAGGCCATttaatactcaatcacaacttttcctttagaattcacctccaaaccactcgtatctattaaaaaatgactcaataatatcaaatattgctaaaggaatcaattatattgcataaatttagatttcctaaattttcttccaaaaagtcaaaaatcgaccttgggcacgcttggtcaaaacccgaggttcggaccaaaatccatttacctattcacccccgagcccggatatataattggttttggaatccgacctcaaattgaggtctaaatccacaaatttccaaaatctctagtttctactctaacccctaattctaccatgaaaactctagattttaggttgataattcataaaatgtaatgggtgattgaaagaaaatggtttagaatcacttaccaacactttggggaagaaaacaactcttgaaaatcgcctctagtccgtttggtttttgagaaaatgaaataaatggccaattcccgtttttagattctgttaagtgctgggcgacagtgttcatcgcgatcgcgtgaacactgtcgcgttcgcgaagagcagcgtcctaaggacttacgcgatcgcggatggctctacgcgttcgtgaagggttagAGCTTTCCCAGGTCCCCTGCCCAGCCTAGCTAAAACTATGCGTTTGCGTTCGacgggtcgcgttcgcgtagagcaactatagcaactccccccaatgctccgcgttcacgaccatggtctcgcgttcgcgtagagtaaaatcctCCCCAGCCCAGttttcccttcgcgatcgcgagagtgactacgcgatcgcgaagcacaacatagCAGACACCAGATAcagcaaaaataccagatttttctaagtccaaaacatcccgtggcctatccgaaactcacccgagccctcagggctccaaaccaaacatgcacacaagtctaaaagcatcatacgaacttgctcgcgcgatcaaatcgccaaaataacacctagaactacaaatttagcatccaatcaaatgaaattttcaagaacactttaaaatttctatcttctcaactggacgtccgaatcacgtcaaatcaactctgtttctcaccaaatttcataaacaagtcttaaatattatattggacctataccgggctccgaaaccaaaatacggatccggtatcaacaaggtcaaatatcaaccaattcttaaaaataattaattttcatacttttaatttttatcaaaaattcataactcgagctagggatctccgaattcgattccgggcatacgcccaggtcccataattcgatacggatccaccgagaccgtcaaaatatggatttgggcccatttaccaaaaatgttgaccgaagtcaactaaaatcaacttttaatgcataaattcttattttcatcagtttttaacataaaagtttttcgaaaATACGCCGGACTGtacacgtaaatcgaggagggtaaaaatgagattttaaggcttaaaagcgcagattcgagttctaaaacataagatgaccttttaggtcatcacacaatctataaggagttgggcgatgagcaaaacatgaaagttgtagacctttgtatctagtttgcagaaatgtaaaccgtttggcagttggggttgagtacaagaagttatggttgatacattACAGGCTGTCGGGGAAgtgttttggaagagtttgatattttcaacataagcatgtaatgatccaaatgtccatttttagttctagagatcaaaattCAATTTCGAAACTTCCTAGattttgatgataaattataggagtgatctgaaaagtttggtttaatttcatcaagtcgcgattgggtttttagcgcgaaacatgagttaattgtttaacgagcaaaATTGGTATAACATttagcaaatgagctccgaattgagtttcaacTGAAtcactaggttcgtattattatttttgactcataggaataagaatcgtcgaattccgagtttgtatgatggagtaagagcctttttagtgaaacaaATAATTGTTGGTCCAAGCAAGTTAtagtgtggacttttagtgacggaaaatggattttgagtgacggatgggcagaaacttaaggaccaaaaatggtcatttccttcatttcgttttggattttttgagcacggttcttgggcaattttgaggatttcttcacgacttcgacttgggtaagtgtcctatatccaaaagtgattatatttcataaatccatggttatattcatcatttatttcggatttcaatggaagaaatcaagatttttgcaaaacttttcaagaacgaaaattttagatttggaggtcgagttgttatcggaatttgataaaattggtatgggtggactcgtaattgaatgggttgtcagattgtgtaagtttcgtcggattccgatacatgggccccacgagcattttttgagttaaatttcggagtttgttggaaaattagtattttcatatggaattaattcttataattagtattgactgaattgaattaatttggatagatttgagctatccggaggtcaattcaagtaagaaggtaATTTttaaatatcggcctaacttcaaaaaggtaagtatcttgcctaaccttgtgtgggggaatttcccctaggcattgagtcttatgtggaaattgtgtgattggaaaactatgtacgcgaggtgacaagtacgtacttggtttatatgtgcaaactaTATCGGTTAAAAATTTGTaaacacccttatgtattaaattgtggaaatttagtaaatccttgatttgtcatacctcattctttgtttgttgaatttgtattTATCTGATAATTTAGTGTGATTGCGACTTGGAATTTTATGAGAATTTCGTacgtttgttgatttgatatttcctggaaataattatattatggattttttcgtatgcaaataatttatttaaaaagtTTAAATTGTGGtactaatatatttttcaaaaatctggactaaaga
Encoded proteins:
- the LOC104101023 gene encoding small ribosomal subunit protein mL104 (rPPR9), with the translated sequence MRRLTSPLTRLHLRTLLRRCISSSATNQSHHLPCSQFSLSKTHLFTSPLPHDPFSFSLYCTSFKPFSSQSEDPVKDQEETIAQSLSSELVKELDAESLSIPERLDLSFSHITLTPSLILTTLNLSPDAGRTVLGFFKWVKSKESFNLDDEVLALFVDYFGRRKDFKAANDVLTDGRGVTGFKTFESMVDRLVRAGRATQAVAFFENMEKDYGLVRDLNSLKLVVSRLCEHGFASYAEKMVKNLANEFFPDEYVCDMLIRGWCVDGKLDEAQRLAGEMYRGGFEIGTAAYNAILDCVCKLCRKKDPFRLQSEAENVLVEMEENGVPRDVETFNVLITNLCKIRKTEDAMNLFYRMGEWGCSPDETTFLTLIKSLYQAARIGEGDEMIDRMKSAGFGDALDKKAYYEFLKILCGIERTDHAMTVFAKMKEDGHKPGLKTYDLLMGKLVAHNRVDKANALYKEAENNGLPVEPKAYMVHPRYAKKKSTAVKKEKKRETLPEKMARKRTKLKKIRLSFVKKPRKMQRRAY